TATTCCCATTGGATCTGTTCTTGTGCGCGATAGCAAGATACTCGGGCGTGGACATAACCGCCGAATTCAGAACGGGGATCCGCTTGCCCATGCAGAAATTGAATGCCTCCGTAATGCCGGCCGCATAGGTTCGTACTCCAATACAATTCTCTTCTCGACTCTTATCCCATGCTATCTCTGTTCCGGTGCGATTGTACAGTTCGGGATAGAAAAAATCATCGTGGGCGAATCCCGCACATTCAAAGGAGATATTGAGTTTCTCAAAGATCATTGGGTAGAGGTAGAAGATTGGGACATGAACGAGTGCGTCGAATTAATGGAAGAATTTATTAAAAAGAATCCGACACTCTGGAATGAAGATATCGGGAAACTCTAACAGAGAGCATTAAGGAATGAAGATCGAACGACAGTTAA
The nucleotide sequence above comes from Ignavibacteriales bacterium. Encoded proteins:
- a CDS encoding nucleoside deaminase gives rise to the protein MEEFMKAALEEARLGLQEGGIPIGSVLVRDSKILGRGHNRRIQNGDPLAHAEIECLRNAGRIGSYSNTILFSTLIPCYLCSGAIVQFGIEKIIVGESRTFKGDIEFLKDHWVEVEDWDMNECVELMEEFIKKNPTLWNEDIGKL